A genomic region of Ewingella sp. CoE-038-23 contains the following coding sequences:
- the sctU gene encoding type III secretion system export apparatus subunit SctU, which produces MAEKTEKASPQKLQEARRKGQVSQSQDIPKLLIMLGVTETVFAMVDESLEKLQALIMLPLQRLDQPFDAALNDIVGSALLLVAVFFMMTLGVAVLLRIVGGWAQFGPLFATEALQLKLDALNPMGKFKQMFSGRQFVQLLVSILKAVVMAFVFYKLITPKLGEIAELSTTSLEGFIHAAVEILEKLTRTIFGVLLAFGVADYGLQKYFFLKQNRMSMEDLKNEYKQNEGDPHTKGHRKQLAQELANEAPKKRVAPADVENADVLLINPTHFAVGLYYRPDETPLPKLVFKTEDEEVREVIKMAHDAKIPVIRYIWLTRTLYRTTREGAYIPRETLKAVAQIYRLLRELEEQVSDQIIEYEE; this is translated from the coding sequence GTGGCCGAAAAAACGGAGAAAGCTTCCCCCCAGAAACTTCAGGAAGCACGACGCAAGGGGCAAGTCAGTCAGAGTCAGGACATCCCCAAGCTGCTGATTATGCTTGGCGTGACCGAAACCGTGTTCGCCATGGTGGATGAGAGTCTGGAGAAGCTACAGGCGCTGATCATGCTGCCGCTGCAACGCCTCGATCAGCCGTTCGACGCGGCGCTCAATGATATTGTCGGCAGCGCCCTGCTGCTGGTGGCGGTGTTTTTCATGATGACGCTGGGGGTGGCGGTGCTGCTGCGCATCGTCGGCGGCTGGGCGCAGTTCGGCCCGCTGTTCGCCACCGAGGCGTTGCAGCTCAAGCTGGACGCGCTCAACCCTATGGGCAAGTTCAAGCAGATGTTTTCTGGCCGCCAGTTCGTGCAGCTGCTGGTGAGTATTTTGAAAGCCGTGGTGATGGCCTTTGTGTTCTACAAGTTGATCACCCCAAAACTGGGGGAGATTGCCGAGCTGTCGACCACCTCGCTGGAGGGCTTTATCCACGCCGCCGTCGAGATCCTCGAGAAGCTCACTCGCACCATTTTTGGCGTACTGCTGGCCTTTGGCGTGGCGGACTACGGGCTGCAAAAATACTTCTTCCTCAAGCAGAACCGCATGAGTATGGAAGACCTGAAAAACGAGTACAAACAGAACGAAGGCGACCCGCACACCAAGGGCCACCGCAAACAGCTGGCGCAGGAGTTAGCCAACGAAGCGCCGAAAAAACGCGTCGCGCCGGCCGATGTGGAAAACGCCGACGTGCTGCTGATCAACCCTACCCACTTCGCCGTCGGCCTCTACTATCGCCCGGACGAAACGCCGCTGCCGAAGCTGGTGTTTAAGACCGAAGATGAGGAAGTGCGCGAAGTGATCAAAATGGCGCACGACGCCAAAATCCCGGTCATTCGCTATATCTGGCTGACCCGCACCCTCTACCGCACCACCCGCGAAGGGGCTTACATCCCGCGCGAAACCCTCAAAGCCGTGGCACAAATCTACCGCCTGCTGCGCGAGTTGGAAGAGCAGGTTAGCGACCAGATAATTGAATACGAAGAGTGA
- the hrpT gene encoding HrpT family type III secretion system protein, with protein sequence MKIRLALLAVASLLLSACAASNDNGCDKAACRPLSNPHSLTIWWPSDIRSGVQDYSQIPVGR encoded by the coding sequence ATGAAGATTCGTTTAGCATTACTCGCGGTAGCCAGCCTGTTGCTCAGCGCCTGCGCGGCCTCCAATGACAACGGCTGTGACAAGGCGGCCTGCCGTCCGTTGTCTAACCCGCACAGTCTGACTATCTGGTGGCCGTCGGATATCCGCAGCGGCGTTCAGGATTATTCTCAAATCCCGGTCGGTCGTTAA
- the sctC gene encoding type III secretion system outer membrane ring subunit SctC — MKTFSTTLTHTLMAATLALSLGSLSFSASARAPDGWSSGAYAYSAQNTPLRTVLADFASSHGVTLKLGNVPEATVSGRLRADSAATFLDRLGLEYQFQWFVYNDMLYISPQSEQISKRIRVSSEAAPDLKDALDGIGLLEPKFGYGELPDDGVILVTGPPEYVALVSQFSEQEKDYKTGKEMMSFPLKYASVSDREIHYRDKTLTVPGVATILNELLGKKNNKSAQGVKASGNGQDGLSQLSQQQADSILSSLIQSGDPRGSNDDFDDGKSGLNPLVSADVRNNALLVRDDPKKREQYQALISQIDVPQKLIEIDALIVDVDRHAMSALSANLGGSFGNITAGSTLLDGSSTLFVTDYQRFFAQVQALEGNGNASIVANPSVLTLENQPAVIDFSQTAFISTVGERVANVTPVTAGTSLQVIPRAIDNGGKSTVELIVDVEDGKLDKGDDGQATGDSRAVVSTQAQVQEKNSLVMGGFHSRETGDEEHKIPILGSIPLIGKLFTSTRHETSQRERLFIITPHLVGDQVDPSRYIGDEFRSQLNGSLEEVQRRQKYGSIKNDVESAMRDLAESDIPAGFNPGGEGVGINTLCDPLRGIAYDTSHSQWFSNKNVQITVGLVRNTSLAPLRFDEASCRGQDVLAVSVWPSASLAPGQSAEIYVAYESRGTARRTRTSLLSTTR, encoded by the coding sequence ATGAAGACCTTTTCAACCACACTGACTCATACCCTGATGGCCGCCACTTTGGCTTTAAGCCTGGGCAGCCTCTCTTTTAGCGCCTCGGCCCGCGCCCCGGACGGCTGGAGCAGCGGCGCCTACGCCTATTCGGCACAAAACACGCCGCTGCGCACCGTGCTGGCCGACTTCGCCAGCAGCCACGGCGTCACCCTGAAACTGGGCAATGTGCCAGAAGCCACGGTCAGTGGCCGCCTGCGCGCCGACAGCGCCGCGACCTTCCTCGACCGCCTCGGACTCGAGTACCAGTTCCAGTGGTTTGTCTACAACGACATGCTCTATATCAGCCCGCAGTCTGAGCAGATCTCCAAGCGTATTCGCGTCTCCTCGGAAGCTGCCCCGGATTTAAAAGATGCCCTCGACGGTATCGGCCTGCTTGAGCCGAAATTTGGCTACGGCGAACTACCCGACGACGGCGTGATTCTGGTTACCGGCCCGCCGGAGTACGTGGCGCTGGTCAGCCAGTTCAGCGAGCAGGAGAAAGATTACAAAACCGGCAAAGAGATGATGAGCTTTCCGCTGAAATACGCCTCGGTCTCTGACCGCGAAATTCACTATCGCGACAAAACCCTCACCGTGCCGGGGGTGGCGACCATCCTCAACGAGCTGTTGGGGAAGAAAAACAATAAAAGCGCGCAGGGCGTGAAGGCCAGCGGTAACGGGCAAGACGGCCTGAGCCAGCTGTCGCAGCAGCAGGCGGACAGCATTCTCTCCAGCCTGATCCAGAGCGGCGATCCGCGCGGCTCCAACGATGATTTTGACGATGGCAAAAGCGGCCTGAACCCGCTGGTTTCCGCCGACGTGCGTAACAACGCCCTGCTGGTGCGCGATGATCCGAAAAAACGCGAGCAGTATCAGGCGCTGATTTCGCAAATTGACGTGCCGCAAAAGCTGATTGAGATTGATGCGCTGATCGTTGACGTCGACCGCCACGCCATGTCGGCGCTCTCCGCCAACCTCGGCGGTAGCTTCGGCAACATCACCGCTGGTTCAACCTTGCTCGACGGCAGCAGCACGCTGTTCGTCACCGACTATCAGCGCTTCTTCGCCCAGGTGCAGGCGCTGGAGGGCAACGGCAACGCCTCAATCGTGGCGAACCCGTCGGTGCTGACGCTGGAAAACCAGCCTGCGGTGATCGACTTCAGCCAGACCGCCTTTATCTCCACGGTCGGCGAGCGCGTGGCCAACGTCACGCCAGTGACCGCGGGTACCAGCCTGCAGGTGATCCCGCGCGCCATCGATAACGGCGGCAAATCGACGGTTGAGCTGATTGTTGACGTTGAAGACGGCAAGCTGGACAAGGGGGATGACGGCCAGGCCACCGGCGACAGCCGCGCGGTGGTGAGTACGCAGGCGCAGGTGCAGGAGAAAAACTCGCTGGTCATGGGCGGTTTCCACTCGCGGGAAACCGGCGACGAAGAGCATAAGATCCCCATCCTCGGCAGCATTCCGCTGATTGGTAAATTGTTCACGTCGACGCGCCATGAAACCTCGCAGCGCGAACGCCTGTTTATCATCACGCCGCACTTGGTGGGGGATCAGGTGGACCCGTCGCGCTACATCGGCGACGAGTTCCGCTCACAGCTGAATGGCTCGCTGGAAGAAGTACAGCGCCGCCAGAAATATGGCTCGATCAAGAATGACGTCGAATCCGCCATGCGCGATTTGGCCGAGAGCGATATTCCGGCGGGCTTTAATCCGGGCGGCGAGGGCGTGGGGATCAACACCCTGTGTGACCCGCTGCGTGGCATCGCTTACGACACCTCGCACAGCCAGTGGTTTAGCAACAAAAACGTGCAGATCACCGTCGGACTCGTGCGCAACACCTCGCTGGCCCCGCTGCGTTTCGACGAAGCAAGCTGCCGTGGTCAGGACGTGCTGGCGGTGTCGGTCTGGCCAAGTGCGTCGCTGGCACCGGGCCAGTCGGCTGAAATCTATGTGGCGTATGAGTCGCGCGGCACGGCTCGCCGTACCCGTACCTCTCTGCTGAGCACCACCCGTTAA
- a CDS encoding type III secretion protein HrpF, whose protein sequence is MSSFDKVQRRLDSALITSNSNVYDLARDSMGGAPDFSDIVEFKQAMLRESTANWASGQLSTLTHDLSKGIIDSIN, encoded by the coding sequence ATGAGCAGTTTCGATAAGGTACAGCGCCGTCTCGATTCGGCACTGATAACCAGCAATTCCAATGTCTATGACTTAGCCCGTGACTCGATGGGCGGGGCGCCGGACTTCTCCGATATCGTTGAATTCAAGCAAGCCATGCTGCGCGAATCCACCGCTAACTGGGCGTCTGGTCAGTTGAGTACGCTCACGCACGATCTGAGCAAAGGCATCATCGATTCAATTAACTAA
- the sctL gene encoding type III secretion system stator protein SctL, translated as MWQLKTLELLAEAQPADSIRLPQAMLHQHQQGLSLMAEARRQAEQIVQQAEIQAQQLIDQARYDAEQRVADLLANSQAEFLSRAETLFAGWQEQQIEQEAMIVGRASELLNQVMTRLLEDTGPAQQMNALLRQLLQAQPRGQQATLWCHPANKEHITQWLEARPHLTWERQFDESLEADQLLLETASGELRIGWQALKTQLLRASA; from the coding sequence ATGTGGCAGCTTAAAACCCTCGAACTGCTGGCGGAGGCACAGCCAGCAGACAGCATTCGGCTACCGCAGGCCATGTTGCACCAGCATCAGCAAGGTCTTTCGCTGATGGCAGAGGCCCGGCGGCAGGCCGAGCAGATTGTGCAACAGGCCGAAATTCAGGCCCAGCAGCTGATTGACCAGGCGCGCTACGACGCAGAGCAGCGGGTTGCCGACCTGCTCGCCAATAGCCAAGCCGAGTTTTTGAGCCGGGCGGAAACCCTGTTCGCTGGCTGGCAGGAGCAGCAAATCGAGCAGGAAGCGATGATCGTCGGGCGAGCCAGCGAGTTGCTCAATCAGGTGATGACGCGCCTGCTGGAAGACACCGGCCCGGCGCAGCAGATGAATGCCTTACTGCGCCAGCTATTGCAGGCCCAGCCGCGCGGCCAGCAGGCTACCCTGTGGTGCCATCCGGCCAATAAAGAGCATATTACTCAATGGCTTGAAGCGCGCCCGCATCTCACGTGGGAGCGGCAGTTTGATGAATCCCTTGAGGCTGACCAGCTGCTGTTAGAAACCGCCAGTGGTGAATTGCGCATTGGCTGGCAGGCTCTGAAAACGCAGTTGCTGCGCGCTTCGGCCTAG
- the sctJ gene encoding type III secretion system inner membrane ring lipoprotein SctJ: protein MVNIALKIFSTLLIVLALAGCEQRVVLNTGLTENDANDIIAELSRYKISADKQIDKTGVTVLVDQDTIERSVQILNAAGLPHKARTNLGEVFQKSGIISSPLEERARYIFALSQEVESTLAQIDGVVVARVNVVLPERVAPGEPIQPASASVFIKYQPDLDPDSIEPQIRRLVSTSIPGLAGKDNSALSIVFVPAEVYKDHIEMVNLGPFQLTMNQYGTVKMLFLALLVILALIAIALVVKPKIQRRMSAKKGADVTPENA from the coding sequence ATGGTTAACATCGCGCTGAAGATCTTCTCCACCCTGCTGATTGTTTTGGCCTTAGCTGGCTGCGAGCAAAGGGTGGTTCTCAATACCGGTCTGACCGAAAACGACGCCAACGACATTATCGCCGAGCTGTCCCGCTACAAAATCTCTGCCGATAAGCAGATAGATAAAACCGGCGTGACCGTGCTGGTGGACCAAGACACTATTGAGCGTTCGGTGCAGATCCTCAACGCGGCCGGTTTGCCGCACAAAGCGCGCACCAATCTGGGTGAGGTATTCCAGAAAAGCGGCATTATTTCCAGCCCGCTTGAAGAGAGAGCGCGCTACATATTCGCCTTATCGCAGGAAGTGGAGTCCACGCTGGCGCAGATTGATGGCGTAGTGGTGGCGCGGGTTAACGTGGTGCTGCCAGAGCGCGTCGCGCCGGGCGAGCCGATCCAACCGGCCTCCGCATCGGTCTTCATTAAGTACCAGCCGGACCTCGACCCGGACAGCATCGAGCCGCAAATTCGCCGTCTGGTTTCTACCAGTATTCCGGGGCTGGCGGGCAAAGATAACAGCGCGCTGTCTATCGTGTTTGTTCCGGCAGAGGTCTACAAAGATCATATCGAAATGGTCAACCTCGGGCCTTTCCAGCTGACCATGAACCAGTACGGCACGGTGAAAATGCTGTTTCTGGCTCTGCTGGTGATACTGGCGTTAATCGCCATCGCGCTGGTGGTGAAACCGAAAATTCAGCGGCGCATGTCAGCCAAAAAGGGCGCTGACGTCACCCCAGAAAACGCATGA
- a CDS encoding EscI/YscI/HrpB family type III secretion system inner rod protein, producing the protein MKINQPPVIQPLAAPDLSGSEGSAMTPADASFFASEIGQSSDVDGNDSNGLLNHVSGMFKQINMDSRHISNELTKAAGSTDPMALNKVGGDLSKYDLENLMNAKIVSKSVQGLDKLTNLQ; encoded by the coding sequence ATGAAAATCAATCAACCCCCTGTTATCCAGCCGCTGGCGGCACCTGACCTGTCGGGCAGTGAAGGAAGTGCAATGACCCCCGCCGATGCCAGCTTCTTTGCCTCAGAAATTGGCCAGAGCAGCGATGTCGACGGCAATGATTCTAATGGTCTGCTGAACCACGTCTCCGGCATGTTCAAACAGATCAATATGGACAGTCGCCACATCAGCAATGAGTTAACCAAGGCTGCCGGTTCTACCGACCCGATGGCGCTCAACAAAGTGGGCGGCGACCTGTCGAAGTACGATTTAGAAAACCTGATGAACGCCAAAATCGTCTCTAAGTCCGTACAGGGCCTGGATAAACTGACCAACTTGCAATAA
- a CDS encoding sigma 54-interacting transcriptional regulator: protein MRDNLPNSTKPAKINHHVYEESLDEDIPEQREVREEWDIHSDFDSMLQTLAPLKVDLTLEGETGTGKDTFARRLYERSGCKGAFVPINCAAIPESLAESELFGVMAGAYTGATHARAGYIESANDGILFLDEIDSMPLSLQAKLLRVLESRSVSRLGSTQQIPLDLRIVVASQKPLASLVEQKQFRQDLYFRLTTIKITLPALRSRIKYIIPMFARFAQEAALRLNCALPSITANLSESLIMHDWPGNIRELKGAAERFVLGMPPLGNAMRIDSGSFRLKERMRRIEHCLIEDCLMRHQNKIVSAANELGIPRRTLYQRIKSLNSLD, encoded by the coding sequence ATGAGAGACAATCTTCCGAACTCGACAAAGCCGGCTAAAATAAACCACCACGTTTATGAAGAGTCCCTGGATGAGGATATTCCTGAACAGCGAGAAGTGCGTGAAGAGTGGGATATTCATAGCGACTTTGATTCCATGCTCCAGACCTTAGCGCCGCTGAAAGTTGACCTCACCCTCGAGGGGGAAACTGGCACAGGTAAAGACACTTTCGCCCGCCGCCTGTATGAGCGTTCCGGCTGCAAGGGGGCTTTCGTGCCGATTAACTGCGCGGCGATCCCCGAATCTCTGGCCGAGAGCGAACTGTTCGGCGTTATGGCCGGAGCCTACACCGGCGCGACCCACGCCCGCGCGGGCTATATCGAAAGTGCCAACGACGGGATTTTATTCCTCGATGAAATCGACAGTATGCCGCTGAGCCTGCAAGCCAAGTTACTGCGCGTGCTGGAATCGCGCAGCGTCAGCCGACTGGGCAGCACGCAACAAATTCCTCTGGATCTGCGTATCGTGGTGGCTTCGCAAAAGCCGCTGGCCAGCCTGGTTGAGCAGAAGCAGTTTCGTCAGGATCTCTATTTCCGACTGACTACCATCAAAATCACGCTGCCCGCGCTGCGTTCCCGCATTAAATATATTATCCCAATGTTTGCCCGTTTCGCGCAGGAGGCGGCGTTGCGTTTAAATTGCGCGCTACCCTCTATCACCGCCAATCTTAGTGAATCGCTGATCATGCACGACTGGCCGGGCAATATTCGTGAGCTAAAAGGGGCCGCCGAACGCTTTGTGCTGGGCATGCCACCTCTGGGTAATGCCATGCGTATCGACAGCGGATCTTTCCGCCTGAAAGAGCGCATGCGCCGCATTGAACACTGCCTGATTGAAGATTGCCTGATGCGCCATCAGAACAAAATTGTCAGCGCGGCCAATGAGCTGGGTATCCCGCGCCGCACGCTGTATCAGCGCATTAAATCTTTGAATAGTTTGGATTAA
- a CDS encoding lytic transglycosylase domain-containing protein — translation MMNVNGSGFTPQYIPPADLGPSGGVGNNSGAVNNNNSGAGALSMPLTVTFSAAPGITPVDFGSPSVSGVNGPTQNNAPTNPLQSMQGQDGAAGAGGGQMAELMNMIRQLLSELLKMLGGGDNSDQQNSTPSASSGGGGGSAAPSLGDGGGGGPSVGNNLLAQPGAGAGAANGASGASGASGAGGAGATSGMAGLSGSGNLHLPPQLEPYRQSINNAAQATGMPASVIAGQIWAESRGNLSAASTNGGNGKTDAGLMQVNPDTYNEMAKENPGLLSGDPNSAQNNIMAGALYLKQQTNAFGGNIGAGLRAYNSGPDDVNLSNLSDISKTGTGAAPYVDNVLSFAKIIESGQGQLPA, via the coding sequence ATGATGAATGTTAACGGTTCGGGGTTTACCCCTCAGTACATTCCCCCGGCGGATCTCGGTCCGTCCGGCGGGGTCGGTAACAATAGTGGTGCGGTGAACAATAATAATTCAGGGGCCGGCGCGCTTTCTATGCCGTTAACGGTCACCTTTAGCGCCGCACCGGGTATCACGCCGGTAGATTTCGGTTCGCCATCAGTCTCCGGCGTTAATGGCCCAACGCAAAACAATGCTCCGACTAACCCATTGCAGTCGATGCAAGGACAGGATGGCGCGGCGGGCGCGGGCGGCGGCCAGATGGCCGAGCTGATGAATATGATCCGCCAACTGCTGTCAGAACTGTTGAAAATGCTGGGCGGCGGCGACAATTCAGACCAGCAGAACAGCACGCCGTCGGCCTCTTCGGGCGGTGGTGGTGGTTCAGCGGCACCGTCGTTGGGTGACGGCGGCGGCGGTGGCCCATCTGTTGGCAACAATCTGTTAGCCCAACCGGGCGCGGGGGCGGGTGCAGCGAATGGTGCTAGCGGGGCGAGTGGAGCCAGCGGCGCGGGCGGGGCCGGTGCAACTTCTGGCATGGCTGGCCTCAGTGGTTCGGGTAACTTACACCTGCCGCCGCAGCTAGAGCCTTACCGTCAATCCATCAACAACGCGGCGCAAGCCACGGGAATGCCAGCCAGCGTGATTGCCGGTCAGATTTGGGCGGAATCTCGCGGTAACTTGTCTGCGGCTTCCACCAACGGCGGAAATGGCAAAACCGACGCCGGGCTGATGCAGGTCAACCCAGACACCTACAATGAGATGGCCAAAGAGAACCCGGGCCTGCTTTCGGGTGACCCGAACAGCGCGCAGAACAATATTATGGCCGGGGCGCTCTATCTTAAACAGCAGACCAATGCCTTTGGCGGAAATATTGGCGCAGGTCTGCGTGCTTATAACTCTGGCCCGGATGACGTGAATTTATCCAACCTGTCGGATATTTCGAAAACCGGAACCGGTGCCGCGCCTTATGTCGATAATGTTTTAAGCTTTGCTAAAATTATTGAATCAGGCCAAGGCCAATTACCGGCCTAA
- a CDS encoding lytic transglycosylase domain-containing protein: protein MKRHLLAITLCLSASSQANCFKDAGKAFGIPPALLLSIAIKESHLNPSAVNSANRNHTEDVCMMQVNSTHFAHLASLGVSRTKLLNEPCTCVNTGAWVLYGMFQQYGKSWNTVGMYNAGAAPSRQPQRDRYASDVRRIYQRLLHSVSQDTLLTLEQMPSGRESRREGVDEFANK, encoded by the coding sequence ATGAAGCGACATTTGCTGGCCATCACTCTCTGTCTCTCCGCCAGCAGTCAGGCAAATTGCTTTAAGGACGCCGGAAAAGCCTTCGGCATCCCTCCCGCCCTGCTGCTGTCGATTGCCATTAAAGAGTCACACCTCAATCCGTCGGCGGTGAACAGCGCCAATCGCAACCACACGGAAGATGTCTGCATGATGCAGGTGAACAGCACGCACTTCGCCCATTTGGCAAGCCTTGGGGTGTCGCGCACTAAGCTGTTGAATGAACCTTGTACCTGCGTGAATACCGGGGCGTGGGTGTTGTACGGCATGTTCCAGCAGTACGGAAAATCCTGGAACACGGTAGGGATGTATAACGCCGGAGCCGCGCCATCACGCCAACCGCAGCGCGATCGCTACGCCAGTGATGTACGGCGTATTTACCAGCGCCTGCTGCACAGCGTCAGTCAGGATACCCTGCTGACGCTGGAGCAAATGCCGTCAGGCCGGGAGAGCCGTCGGGAGGGTGTGGACGAATTCGCGAATAAATGA
- a CDS encoding type III secretion system chaperone — MNESAYLQNLLSHYGRRLNTSLKLENGVCALFTPQKQEAAIIELPPGSDAVVLHCQVMVLEPNSSAALLHSILTLNFEMDAMRGCWLALEEQNLRLCTQQPLSSLDNRNFSGLLDGFIQQASEVQSFIREFVHTLPTALPA, encoded by the coding sequence ATGAACGAAAGCGCATATTTGCAGAATTTATTGAGCCACTATGGCCGTCGATTGAATACATCGCTGAAACTGGAAAACGGCGTTTGCGCACTGTTCACCCCGCAGAAACAAGAAGCTGCGATCATTGAGTTACCGCCGGGCAGCGACGCCGTGGTGTTGCATTGTCAGGTGATGGTGCTGGAGCCAAACAGCTCTGCCGCCTTGCTACACAGTATTTTAACCTTGAACTTTGAGATGGACGCCATGCGTGGCTGCTGGCTGGCGCTGGAGGAGCAGAACCTGCGTCTGTGTACTCAGCAGCCGCTCTCCTCGTTGGATAACCGCAACTTCTCCGGCCTGCTTGATGGCTTTATTCAGCAGGCCAGCGAAGTGCAGTCATTTATTCGCGAATTCGTCCACACCCTCCCGACGGCTCTCCCGGCCTGA